A stretch of Pseudoclavibacter chungangensis DNA encodes these proteins:
- the trhA gene encoding PAQR family membrane homeostasis protein TrhA — MEADDRARRQDAAEARPTWRGWIHAGTLPLAIAAGIVLIVLADGGLAKFAASIFAVCSWLLFGISALYHRFDWSPRTKVALKRFDHANIFLLIAGTYTPISLVALPPDKGWLLFGIVWGAALLGIGFRVFWVTAPRWLYVALYIALGWAAVMYLGDLLRVSVALMVLVIVGGVLYTIGAVFYGLKRPNPWPGRFGFHEIFHVFTVLAFLCQWTGILLICLSPPTFA, encoded by the coding sequence ATGGAGGCGGACGACCGGGCCCGGCGCCAGGACGCGGCCGAGGCACGTCCGACGTGGCGCGGGTGGATCCACGCGGGCACGCTGCCGCTCGCGATCGCCGCGGGCATCGTCCTCATCGTGCTCGCCGACGGCGGCCTCGCGAAGTTCGCCGCCTCGATCTTCGCCGTGTGCTCGTGGCTGCTGTTCGGCATCTCGGCGCTCTACCACCGCTTCGACTGGTCGCCGCGGACGAAGGTCGCGCTCAAGCGCTTCGACCACGCGAACATCTTCCTGCTCATCGCCGGCACCTACACGCCGATCTCGCTCGTCGCGCTGCCCCCGGACAAGGGCTGGCTGCTGTTCGGCATCGTGTGGGGTGCCGCGCTCCTCGGCATCGGGTTCCGCGTGTTCTGGGTGACGGCGCCCCGCTGGCTCTACGTCGCCCTCTACATCGCGCTCGGCTGGGCCGCGGTCATGTACCTCGGCGATCTGTTGCGCGTGAGCGTCGCGCTCATGGTGCTCGTCATCGTGGGCGGTGTGCTCTACACGATCGGCGCGGTGTTCTACGGCCTCAAGCGCCCGAACCCGTGGCCCGGCCGCTTCGGATTCCACGAGATCTTCCACGTGTTCACGGTGCTCGCGTTCCTCTGCCAGTGGACGGGCATCCTGCTCATCTGCCTGTCACCGCCGACGTTCGCCTGA
- a CDS encoding isoprenyl transferase, translated as MRMNDGRGPLYRLYLRRLRHQIEGRPKPRHVAMIIDGNRRWAKQLGHPDAAHGHRAGAAKMVEFMNWCDRDGIEVVTLYLLSNDNLRSRGSEELEALVDIISTLARDLAENERWRIQHVGAVEGLSDTLRETLQEVQETTAGRSGMHINLAVGYGGRNEIVEAVRAILREGAADGRDPAQIADAITATEIAEHLYTGGQPDPDLVVRTSGEQRLSDFMLWQSAHSEFYFVEALGPDLREVDFVRALRDYAGRQRRYGQ; from the coding sequence ATGCGAATGAACGACGGGCGAGGACCGCTCTATCGTCTCTACCTGCGTCGCCTGCGGCACCAGATCGAGGGGCGTCCGAAGCCGAGACACGTCGCGATGATCATCGACGGGAACCGGCGGTGGGCGAAGCAGCTCGGGCATCCTGACGCCGCGCACGGCCACCGAGCGGGTGCCGCGAAGATGGTCGAGTTCATGAACTGGTGCGATCGCGACGGCATCGAGGTCGTCACGCTCTACCTCCTGTCGAACGACAACCTGCGGAGCCGGGGCAGCGAGGAGCTCGAGGCGCTCGTCGACATCATCTCGACGCTCGCCCGCGATCTCGCGGAGAACGAGCGCTGGCGCATCCAGCACGTGGGGGCGGTCGAAGGGCTCTCCGACACCCTTCGGGAGACGCTGCAGGAGGTGCAGGAGACGACCGCCGGGCGATCGGGAATGCACATCAATCTCGCGGTCGGTTACGGCGGCCGCAACGAGATCGTGGAGGCCGTCCGCGCCATCCTCCGCGAGGGCGCCGCCGACGGCCGGGATCCAGCGCAGATCGCGGACGCGATCACGGCGACCGAGATCGCGGAACACCTCTACACGGGCGGGCAGCCTGATCCCGATCTCGTCGTGCGCACATCCGGCGAGCAGCGGTTGAGCGACTTCATGCTGTGGCAGTCCGCGCACTCGGAGTTCTACTTCGTCGAGGCGCTCGGCCCCGATCTGCGCGAGGTGGACTTCGTCCGTGCGTTGCGCGACTACGCGGGACGTCAGCGTCGCTACGGCCAGTGA
- the mca gene encoding mycothiol conjugate amidase Mca — translation MTLRLMAVHAHPDDESSKGAATYAAYADRGVEVMVVSCTGGEAGDILNPGIESMHHAKRDLAGLRRVEMAAAQRILGVEHRWLGYVDSGMAREDGSLPPASFAAIPVEISARPLIRLVREFRPHVLITYDENGGYPHPDHIRCHEVSMRAWMQAGTNDDPELGEPWTVSKLYYDRTMNAERAESMFELVQRTDPDSPLAEKMAEMVSWMSRKPTTITTRVSVGEFFPRRDDALRAHASQVAPDSGFFFAVPRALELEAYPYEDYQLVDSRVAVTTPESDLFEGVVDEGGAA, via the coding sequence GTGACACTTCGACTCATGGCGGTGCACGCGCACCCCGACGACGAATCCAGCAAGGGTGCCGCGACGTACGCGGCGTACGCGGATCGTGGGGTGGAGGTCATGGTCGTCAGCTGCACCGGCGGCGAGGCGGGCGACATCCTCAACCCCGGCATCGAGTCGATGCACCATGCGAAGCGTGACCTCGCCGGCCTCCGGCGCGTCGAGATGGCCGCCGCACAGCGCATCCTCGGCGTCGAGCACCGCTGGCTCGGCTACGTCGACTCCGGTATGGCACGCGAGGACGGCTCGCTGCCGCCCGCGAGCTTCGCCGCGATCCCCGTCGAGATCTCGGCCCGACCACTCATCCGTCTCGTTCGTGAGTTCCGTCCTCACGTGCTCATCACGTACGACGAGAACGGCGGCTACCCGCACCCCGACCACATCCGGTGCCACGAGGTCTCGATGCGTGCATGGATGCAGGCGGGCACGAACGACGACCCCGAGCTCGGCGAGCCGTGGACCGTCTCGAAGCTCTACTACGACCGCACCATGAACGCCGAGCGCGCCGAGTCGATGTTCGAGCTCGTCCAGCGCACCGATCCGGATTCGCCGCTCGCCGAGAAGATGGCGGAGATGGTGTCGTGGATGAGCCGCAAGCCGACGACGATCACGACGCGTGTGAGCGTCGGCGAGTTCTTCCCGCGGCGCGACGACGCACTTCGTGCCCACGCGAGCCAGGTCGCGCCCGACAGCGGCTTCTTCTTCGCCGTTCCCCGCGCGCTCGAGCTCGAGGCGTACCCGTACGAGGACTACCAGCTCGTCGACAGCCGGGTCGCGGTTACGACGCCCGAGAGCGACCTGTTCGAGGGCGTCGTCGACGAGGGCGGCGCTGCGTGA
- the greA gene encoding transcription elongation factor GreA: MSASSTETWLTPATFDRLKDELDTLSTTGREEIAKRIEEAREDGDLKENAGYHAAKDEQGKIEARIRELEAMLKNAVVGEAPEASGVVETGTVVTAELAGRESKFLLGSREMASQTELRVYSAESPLGAAILGLKQGDTTSFEAPNGKDMTVKVLNVETFTP, encoded by the coding sequence ATGTCAGCATCCTCCACCGAGACCTGGCTCACCCCCGCGACGTTCGACCGTCTGAAGGACGAGCTCGACACGCTCTCGACCACCGGCCGCGAGGAGATCGCGAAGCGGATCGAGGAGGCGCGCGAGGACGGCGATCTGAAGGAGAACGCCGGGTACCACGCCGCGAAGGACGAGCAGGGCAAGATCGAGGCCCGGATCCGCGAGCTCGAAGCCATGCTGAAGAACGCGGTCGTGGGCGAGGCGCCCGAGGCCTCGGGCGTCGTCGAGACCGGCACGGTCGTCACCGCCGAACTCGCGGGGCGCGAGTCGAAGTTCCTGCTCGGTTCGCGCGAGATGGCCTCGCAGACCGAGCTGCGCGTGTACTCGGCCGAGAGCCCGCTCGGCGCCGCGATCCTCGGCCTCAAGCAGGGCGACACGACGAGCTTCGAGGCCCCCAACGGCAAGGACATGACGGTCAAGGTGCTGAACGTCGAGACGTTCACCCCCTGA
- a CDS encoding pyridoxal-phosphate dependent enzyme yields the protein MSGAVERVLYEHPAARAWATSRGGGARDFHRTLPGYRATRLVDVPSLADELGVARVFVKEESERLGLPAFKILGASYAIARALAERLHLAEPPRLAALRAHAAAEPVTLVAATDGNHGRAVAHTARLLDLDAHVLVPSSISEAAKAAIAAEGAAVVELAAPYDEVVSAAARAADELGEHGLLVQDTAWEGYERVPRWIVDGHATMFGEIDEQLAACGVARVSLLAVPVGVGSFAHAAVRFARSSPHAPSVLSVEPDAAPALLESLRAGRTVSVATGETIMAGLNCGTPSSTAWPDLAPGVDLALTVTDAEATRAVLDLEALGVDAAPCGAATLAGVRALAALRPLGADDVVVLLSTEGRGANPQLAEVPGDDPQQPDATRERRS from the coding sequence GTGAGCGGCGCGGTCGAGCGGGTGCTCTACGAGCACCCCGCCGCGCGCGCGTGGGCGACGAGCCGCGGTGGCGGGGCACGCGACTTCCATCGCACGCTCCCGGGCTACCGGGCGACACGGCTCGTCGACGTCCCGTCCCTCGCGGACGAGCTCGGGGTCGCGCGCGTGTTCGTGAAGGAGGAGTCGGAGCGGCTCGGGCTGCCCGCCTTCAAGATCCTCGGTGCCTCGTACGCGATCGCGCGGGCCCTCGCGGAGCGCCTGCATCTCGCGGAGCCGCCGAGGCTCGCTGCGCTCCGGGCGCACGCCGCCGCCGAGCCGGTGACGCTCGTCGCGGCGACCGACGGCAACCACGGTCGCGCGGTCGCGCACACCGCGCGCCTGCTCGACCTCGACGCGCACGTACTCGTGCCGAGCAGCATCAGCGAGGCGGCGAAGGCGGCGATCGCCGCGGAGGGCGCGGCGGTCGTGGAGCTCGCGGCGCCGTACGACGAGGTCGTGTCGGCGGCGGCCCGCGCCGCGGACGAGCTCGGCGAGCACGGACTCCTCGTGCAGGACACGGCATGGGAAGGGTACGAGCGGGTTCCGCGGTGGATCGTCGACGGCCACGCGACGATGTTCGGCGAGATCGACGAACAGCTCGCGGCGTGCGGTGTCGCTCGTGTCTCGCTCCTCGCGGTCCCCGTCGGGGTCGGCTCGTTCGCGCACGCCGCGGTCCGCTTCGCGCGCTCGTCACCGCACGCGCCGAGCGTGCTGTCGGTCGAGCCCGACGCGGCGCCCGCGCTGCTCGAGTCGCTGCGAGCCGGGCGTACGGTGAGCGTGGCGACGGGCGAGACGATCATGGCGGGACTCAATTGCGGGACGCCCTCGTCGACCGCGTGGCCCGATCTCGCGCCTGGTGTCGATCTCGCGCTCACCGTGACGGATGCCGAGGCGACCAGGGCCGTGCTCGACCTCGAAGCGCTCGGCGTCGATGCCGCTCCGTGCGGCGCGGCGACGCTCGCGGGCGTCCGCGCGCTCGCCGCCCTGCGCCCGCTCGGGGCGGACGACGTCGTCGTCCTGCTCAGCACCGAGGGCCGCGGTGCGAACCCGCAGCTCGCGGAGGTGCCCGGCGACGACCCGCAGCAGCCCGACGCGACGAGGGAGCGCCGGAGCTGA
- the ilvA gene encoding threonine ammonia-lyase, with amino-acid sequence MTSTIPELELIEAAREIVNRVITSTPMDSARFLTDELGSPVFLKCENMQRTGSYKIRGATYRLSRLSDEQRERGVVAASAGNHAQGVAFAARELGIAATIFMPVGVPLPKLQATRGYGADVVLTGNNVAEALEAAKRFAAETGAEFIHPYDHIDVITGQATLALDVFDQLPDVDTIIVPIGGGGLISGVASAAIRHEEATGHHVRVIGVQAANSAPFPISVEAGRPVKISADPTIADGIAVDRPGDLTFEYVRDLVDDIVTVSEDDISRAILLLIERAKLVVEPAGATGVAAILAGRVVAAGKTVVVLSGGNIDPLMLEKVISTGLTASDRYMKMVIGLPDVPGQLATISRILAEVNANVIEVLHTRHNKGLQVTEVELEVSVETRGTEHARLVIEALRAAGYEPKLRRGETFVP; translated from the coding sequence ATGACGAGCACGATTCCTGAACTCGAACTGATCGAAGCGGCACGAGAGATCGTCAACCGGGTCATCACCTCGACCCCGATGGACTCGGCGCGCTTCCTCACCGACGAGCTCGGTTCTCCCGTCTTCCTCAAGTGCGAGAACATGCAGCGCACCGGTTCGTACAAGATCCGTGGAGCCACCTACCGGCTCTCGCGCCTGAGCGACGAGCAGCGCGAGCGCGGTGTCGTCGCGGCGTCGGCCGGGAACCATGCGCAGGGCGTCGCGTTCGCGGCGCGTGAGCTCGGCATCGCCGCGACGATCTTCATGCCCGTCGGGGTGCCGCTCCCGAAGCTGCAGGCGACGCGCGGGTACGGGGCGGACGTCGTCCTCACGGGGAACAACGTCGCCGAGGCGCTCGAGGCGGCGAAGCGGTTCGCGGCCGAGACGGGTGCGGAGTTCATCCACCCCTACGACCACATCGACGTCATCACGGGACAGGCGACCCTCGCCCTCGACGTGTTCGACCAGTTGCCCGACGTCGACACGATCATCGTGCCGATCGGCGGTGGCGGACTCATCTCGGGTGTCGCGTCCGCGGCGATCCGACACGAGGAGGCCACGGGTCACCACGTTCGCGTCATCGGCGTGCAGGCGGCCAATTCGGCGCCGTTCCCGATCTCGGTCGAGGCGGGGCGACCGGTCAAGATCTCGGCCGATCCGACGATCGCCGACGGTATCGCGGTCGATCGCCCGGGGGACCTGACGTTCGAGTACGTGCGCGACCTCGTCGACGACATCGTCACGGTCAGCGAGGACGACATCTCGCGAGCGATCCTGCTGCTCATCGAGCGCGCGAAGCTCGTCGTCGAGCCGGCGGGTGCGACGGGCGTCGCGGCGATCCTCGCGGGCCGTGTCGTCGCGGCGGGGAAGACGGTCGTCGTCCTGTCGGGCGGCAACATCGACCCGCTCATGCTCGAGAAGGTGATCTCGACGGGCCTGACCGCGTCCGACCGCTATATGAAGATGGTCATCGGCCTGCCCGATGTGCCCGGGCAGCTCGCGACGATCTCGCGCATCCTCGCCGAGGTGAACGCGAATGTCATCGAGGTGCTGCACACGCGGCACAACAAGGGCCTGCAGGTGACCGAGGTCGAGCTCGAGGTGTCGGTCGAGACGCGCGGCACCGAGCACGCTCGACTCGTGATCGAGGCGCTGCGCGCGGCCGGGTACGAGCCGAAACTGCGCCGCGGCGAGACGTTCGTGCCCTGA
- a CDS encoding LemA family protein, with protein sequence MELLPLWIALAVVIVIVAVIALVWISQRRRLVRLGDNADRAWGEVRGGIERRAELVPRLLEAVRTPASHENRAFEQAETAIADSLSAASPADASAVENRVQGAIRGLFSVAEGYPALQTDADFLALQKQLVDEENAIQSARRFYNGAARELGTAVRTFPSNVVARSMGEHEREFFEVADRAAIAEPPRVQF encoded by the coding sequence ATGGAACTTCTCCCGCTCTGGATCGCCCTCGCGGTCGTGATCGTGATCGTGGCCGTGATCGCGCTCGTCTGGATCTCGCAGCGACGACGCCTCGTCCGACTCGGTGACAACGCCGACCGGGCGTGGGGCGAGGTGCGCGGCGGCATCGAGCGCCGCGCCGAACTCGTGCCCCGGCTGCTCGAGGCCGTGCGCACACCCGCCTCGCACGAGAACCGCGCGTTCGAGCAGGCCGAAACGGCCATCGCCGACTCCCTCTCGGCCGCGAGTCCCGCCGACGCGTCGGCGGTCGAGAACCGCGTCCAGGGCGCCATCAGGGGCCTCTTCTCCGTCGCCGAGGGGTACCCCGCGCTGCAGACGGACGCCGACTTCCTCGCGCTGCAGAAGCAGCTCGTCGACGAGGAGAACGCGATCCAGAGTGCCCGCCGCTTCTACAACGGCGCCGCCCGTGAACTCGGCACCGCGGTGCGGACGTTCCCCAGCAACGTCGTCGCGCGGTCGATGGGGGAGCACGAGCGCGAGTTCTTCGAGGTCGCCGACCGGGCCGCGATCGCGGAGCCCCCGCGCGTGCAGTTCTGA
- a CDS encoding DUF4307 domain-containing protein: MTSALDERYGTRQSTRRDRWGYLVGAVLLVVVIGFWAFTTFGPDAEAQVSTSVVNFRVADDGEAIEVDYVVTAQPGTALACTIEATSAQSAVVGWVVVELPAAQLSTQAYTEVVSTVQTATTVVVEDCRVR; encoded by the coding sequence GTGACGTCCGCTCTCGACGAACGCTACGGCACGCGACAGTCCACCCGCCGCGACCGCTGGGGCTACCTCGTCGGTGCCGTTCTGCTCGTCGTCGTCATCGGCTTCTGGGCGTTCACGACCTTCGGTCCGGATGCCGAGGCACAGGTGTCCACGAGCGTCGTCAACTTCCGCGTCGCGGACGACGGCGAGGCCATCGAGGTCGACTACGTCGTGACCGCCCAGCCGGGGACGGCGCTCGCGTGCACGATCGAGGCGACGAGCGCGCAGAGCGCGGTGGTCGGGTGGGTCGTGGTCGAGCTTCCCGCGGCGCAGCTCTCGACGCAGGCGTACACGGAGGTCGTCTCGACCGTGCAGACGGCGACCACCGTTGTGGTGGAGGACTGCCGGGTACGATAG
- a CDS encoding AI-2E family transporter produces MTTSTPDGARTGSTRASHPDDGIGPSTGEAALVPRGMRIAGAYSWRFVAIVLALVPIGWLIAQAKIIVIPVLVAALLASLLSPLMKWLMHRARFPKWAALVVTLLVLFTAVSVLIYLVITQFASGLRFDVDAIQTQYQDFLALLENSWLHVTQEQITQATSQAISWFQSNVTNLLSSAVSAGSTAVAIATGALVTLFTLIFYLLDGRVIWLFIVTLFPRAARAAVDGAGLRGWESIGHYVRVQIVVALINAVGIGIGAAVLQVPFAIPIAIIVFLASFVPFVGAFASGTLAVVIALGANGLVNALIMLVIVVGVMQLESHVLQPLIMGNAVKVHPLGVLLAVSAGSIFGGIAGAVFAVPLVASAKVVVQYIASGEWHGLPDPTKVGRPPEPKPNRIVARVRETRGTDRKADPRHDEHDS; encoded by the coding sequence ATGACCACGAGTACCCCCGACGGCGCGCGAACGGGATCCACGCGCGCCTCCCATCCCGACGACGGCATCGGTCCGTCGACGGGCGAAGCGGCACTCGTGCCGCGAGGCATGCGGATCGCGGGCGCCTACTCGTGGCGCTTCGTCGCGATCGTCCTCGCCCTCGTCCCCATCGGATGGCTCATCGCCCAGGCGAAGATCATCGTCATCCCCGTCCTCGTCGCGGCACTGCTCGCGTCCCTCCTGTCACCGCTCATGAAGTGGCTCATGCACCGAGCGCGCTTCCCCAAGTGGGCCGCGCTCGTCGTGACGCTGCTCGTGCTGTTCACGGCCGTGTCGGTACTCATCTACCTCGTCATCACGCAGTTCGCGAGCGGTCTGCGCTTCGACGTCGACGCGATCCAGACGCAGTACCAGGACTTCCTCGCGCTGCTCGAGAACTCGTGGCTCCACGTCACGCAGGAGCAGATCACCCAGGCGACGAGCCAGGCGATCTCGTGGTTCCAGTCGAACGTGACGAACCTGCTCTCGAGCGCCGTGAGCGCGGGCTCCACCGCCGTCGCGATCGCGACCGGTGCGCTCGTGACGCTCTTCACGCTCATCTTCTACCTGCTCGACGGCCGCGTCATCTGGCTCTTCATCGTCACGCTGTTCCCGCGTGCCGCCCGGGCGGCGGTCGACGGTGCGGGCCTTCGCGGCTGGGAATCGATCGGTCACTACGTCCGCGTGCAGATCGTCGTGGCGCTCATCAACGCCGTCGGCATCGGTATCGGGGCGGCCGTCCTCCAGGTGCCGTTCGCGATCCCCATAGCGATCATCGTCTTCCTCGCGTCGTTCGTGCCGTTCGTCGGCGCGTTCGCGTCGGGCACGCTCGCGGTGGTCATCGCCCTCGGCGCGAACGGACTCGTCAACGCGCTCATCATGCTCGTCATCGTCGTCGGCGTCATGCAGCTCGAATCGCACGTGCTGCAGCCGCTCATCATGGGCAACGCGGTCAAGGTGCACCCCCTCGGCGTCCTGCTCGCGGTGAGTGCCGGGTCCATCTTCGGCGGCATCGCGGGCGCCGTGTTCGCGGTACCGTTGGTCGCGAGCGCCAAGGTCGTGGTGCAGTACATCGCGAGCGGCGAGTGGCACGGGCTCCCCGACCCGACCAAGGTGGGCAGACCCCCGGAGCCCAAGCCGAACCGCATCGTCGCGCGCGTCCGCGAGACGCGCGGGACCGACAGAAAGGCCGACCCTCGGCATGACGAGCACGATTCCTGA
- a CDS encoding LysR family transcriptional regulator, with translation MIGGGDVYDVHRLRILREVRLRGTLAAVASALGYSPSAISHQLSILELETGATLLESVGRGVRLTPTALALVTHAENVLRELVRAEATVAAHRTDVVGTVRVATFQTAAWALVPAAVRSLAERHPGLELAFTHVAAETAVAGLLARDVDIALTERFPGEVPLRHDGVTVTPLLDDPLVLATPASWRPAEPVAPAVLAGRPWAMEHEGTGARTWTERVCHDAGFVPRIVAETDDVRLHVHLVRSGIVAAFVPALGLVTEDGIVTTPTGEHRSIGLAVRSGGERAPAVVAACDALAASVRHVSEVRSGRRSRTTR, from the coding sequence ATGATTGGAGGTGGCGACGTGTACGACGTGCATCGTCTGCGCATCCTGCGTGAAGTGCGGCTCCGCGGCACGCTGGCCGCCGTCGCGAGCGCGCTCGGCTACAGCCCGTCCGCGATCTCCCACCAGCTGTCGATCCTCGAACTCGAGACCGGTGCGACGCTCCTCGAGTCCGTCGGACGTGGTGTGCGCCTCACGCCGACCGCGCTCGCCCTCGTCACCCATGCCGAGAACGTCCTCCGCGAGTTGGTGCGTGCGGAGGCGACGGTCGCCGCCCACCGGACCGACGTCGTCGGGACCGTTCGTGTCGCGACGTTCCAGACGGCGGCCTGGGCTCTCGTGCCCGCCGCCGTCCGTTCGCTCGCCGAGCGGCACCCCGGGCTCGAACTCGCCTTCACTCACGTCGCGGCGGAGACCGCGGTCGCGGGCCTGCTCGCCCGCGACGTCGACATCGCACTCACCGAGCGCTTCCCGGGGGAGGTTCCACTGCGACACGACGGCGTGACGGTGACGCCGCTCCTCGACGATCCGCTCGTGCTCGCGACACCGGCATCGTGGCGGCCGGCGGAGCCCGTCGCCCCCGCCGTGCTCGCCGGGCGGCCGTGGGCGATGGAGCACGAGGGCACCGGCGCGCGCACCTGGACGGAGCGCGTGTGCCACGACGCGGGATTCGTGCCGCGGATCGTCGCGGAGACCGATGACGTGCGGCTCCACGTGCATCTCGTCCGCAGCGGAATCGTCGCGGCGTTCGTCCCTGCGCTCGGGCTCGTCACCGAGGACGGCATCGTCACGACACCCACGGGGGAGCACCGGTCCATCGGGCTCGCGGTCCGCAGCGGCGGCGAACGGGCCCCGGCCGTGGTCGCTGCGTGCGACGCGCTCGCGGCGTCGGTTCGGCACGTGAGCGAGGTCCGATCGGGTCGGAGGTCGCGAACGACGCGGTGA